AGATGTCGTTTTCTTATCACGCTTTAGTTATTTTATCCACTGCGTTGCTAGACGTGTGAGAACATAACGGAAACATCAAACTTAAATTTATATCTCTTCTAATGTCATTCGTGAGCCCAATGCTTATATTTGGAGTTGGAACTTTTTAGTTTCATATTTGAGCTACCCTTGTTATGAACTTGTAAACCTTAATGTTGAATCTTACGTTATGTGAAAATTGCTCTCTATAGTTCATACGGTGATGTATGAATTGTATTATGCTACATATGCTTAATCCGCAAGCACGTATCGAGATTACCGGATTTGCTTTTATTTTAGGTGATTATATAAGTGCCTCTAAATATGGATTAGCATATAGCGTATCAAGAAATAGACATGTGCCAGTTCTCATCTTGATGGATTGATCGATGATTTCACCTGAATCGAGTgcaaattgggcggttctcacgtAAACATTTATAAAAGCCCCCTAGAATCTCTCTTCTCTCATTTCTCTTATCTTCTTCCTTCATGAGCAGCTCCATCGAGCAGGGGATGGAATCAAGCAAAGCGGCTCCATCAAGCTCAAATTAAGCGGCAAAATCGTCGGTCCTGAGCACCAAATCAAAGCTCCAAGCCGCTGAATGGAAGCCCCGAGGTGGCCTGCCGCTCGTTGCCAGCCTCTGCCTGCCCGCCGCGGCAAGATGCAGCTTGATGCTGCTGCGCGATGCAGCCCCGCCCGCCGGCTGAACCACGCCCGTGGCCCGTTGTCTCGCCGCCGTCTTcgcttgccgccgccgcgcgacgtggcggccgtggcggagCTGCGCCTCGAGGTCCCGCTCGGACATCGCGCGGGCCTAGGCGGCAGTCCTGCGGGCGAGGAGCCGAGGACGCGCCACCGGTCGCTGGCTCCTGCTCACGGGCGAGATATCAGCGTCGTTGGGCAAGCTCGCGGCGCTTCAGGTGCGGGGAACCAGCGCGGCGGAGCTGCGGGcacggtgcggcggcggcctgtACGACCGGCACGGGGGCCGCGGGcaaggcgcggcggcggcgagcacgaCCGGCGTGGGTAAGGCACGGCGGCAGCCTGCGCAGCGGCGGCGCCCCTCGGTGTTTGCTCGCCTCCGCTTCTGCCCCCGCTGGCCCGAGGACCGAGGCTGCCGGCCGACCCTGGCGGCGGGTGGAGGACCAAGGGGAAGGGAAAGAGCACGGGCAGCGGAGGGAGCTCGGCTCGGCCCGAGCTAGCGGAGAGAGATTGGAGAGCTAGAGAGAGAAGCAAATAAGACTATGCCGGGGAATTTTTATAAATATTTGCCAACGTGCTATCACATGTTATGTTGGTGTCGGAAGTTTGCATGACCATTTAACACAGTTTTAACATAATTTAGAGATCTAAATGGCCGATTTGAGAGTTTGAGAATCTAGATAAAACTGTGGGACAAATTTAAGAATTTGGAGTGCAATTTACTCTTCTTTAAAAAAATAATCTAGAGCAGTTCCACCTAAAAGAAAATGAATCTAAAGTAACTCCAAAATATGATCTAAATTACTCACGTCCATTATCAATAAAAATAACCTAAATTAACTAATAAATTATATGTAAATTATGTACATCTATCATTATAAAAAGTATATCCCAAAATACTTTTATGCAATATGGAAAACTATCCCAAGGTACAAATGCACATTGCGTGTTACGATTTACATCTTGTATACGCTtgtgcacaaaattcgatgttAAACATTTCTCAAGCTAATGTTTCGACTAATAAACAAATGTCGAATACTAATATAAGTGCAATGCAAAAAAGAAAACTATGATTGTCGATTGAGAAACATTGAGAGCAAATGACAGCTAATGCCAATCACAACTAGGAAAAAATAAGAAAGTATCTATATTATATGGTATTAGAATAAGAACAAACTAGAGAAAGCAAAGATAACaattttgatttttttatttagtaaaatttattttgaaaaTTGTAGCCCGTCCTGCACGGATTGATGGAATCAGGGTTCTAAATTGCAAAATTAGAGCTTGCACTTAACATAGTCCTAAAAAACATACTATTTTTCCCTCTAGTAGTGCCATGAACCATAGTAAAAAGCAGTCCCTTGTTCGAAGAGACATGGCACAAATATTGATGATGCTTGATCCTTGGCTAATAATCTAATATAAACCTGTCTGTATGGTTTGATGTTTAAAAGGAAATCGGGCATTGATTTGGCTAATCAGGCATCTAAACCTGTCAGAGTGATTCGGCTCATCTTGATGAAGGGCTGCAAAAGTTTGACAGAAATCTTCAACAATTTCGGCTGGAATTTTAGAAACAGAATCAAGAACTAGTCTTTAGGGCCAGTTTGGCACGGCTCCCCGCTCCCGATTCTCACTGAGAATCCAAGGATCTGTGCCAAACAACGTTTCTTGGGGAGCGATTCTTCCTGGGAGCGAGAGAACCGATCGCTGTTTTCACGTTGAACCCAGGGATCGGATAGAACCCGCTCCCCCGCGCTCTGAAATCGCTTCTCAACCAACGACACTACGGACCTCGCCATCAACTTGCAGACTATTTACCCGCAATTGCCACTGAACAAAACCAGGCCGCCCTTCTCCCCCGTCCGATCCCCCTTCTCCCCCCGTGAGTCGCCCGCACACGCTCAGCAGTTGTCCGCCGCCCTCCTACTCCGTccaccccctcctctccctGAACTCCGGCCGCCTCCCCAGATCCAGCCGCCGGTGGGCACCTCCACTCCGGCCCCCTTCTGCTCCGCACAGGAACGCCCGAACCAATGGTGGCTCGCTAGGTTTGGTGGCCGCCCTCCTGtacaccggccgccgccctagatccggcccgcgcgtgcgcgggggggggggggggagcagggccagcgccggcccgcgcgccggggggggggagagcagggggagcggctgcgcgcgggggggggggtgggagCAGGGGCTGcgccggcgcgcgggggagggggagagcggggggggaggggcggctgcGCGCGTGAGGGGGGGAGAGCAGGCcagcgccggcgcgcgcggggggggggggggagcagggccgCGCGGGGGGGGAGCCgggggagcgccgccgcgcgggggggggggagcaggggagcgccgccgcgcgggggggggagcaggggagaggggccgcgcgtgggggggggagcaggggccgcGCAGGgtgggggggaggggggagcaggggagcgccgccgcgtggggggtggggggaaggggagcgccgccgcgcggggtggggggagcaggggagaggggcCGCGCGTGGGGGGGGAGCAGGGAGAGGGCCGCGcgtggggggagcaggggccgcgcggggggggggggagccgGGGGAGCGTCGCCGCGCGGGGGTGGGGTAGCAGGGGCCGCGtcggcgcgcgggggaggggagAGCGGGGGGCGGCTGCGCGCGCATGGGGGGGGAGCCgggggagcgccgccgcgcggggggggggagcaggggagcGCCGCTgcgcggggggaggggggggagcaggggagaggggccgcgcgtggggggagcaggggccgcGCGGgtgggggggagcaggggagcgccgccgcgcgggggtggggggaaggggagcgccgccgcgcggggtggggggagcaggggagagggcgCGCgtgggggggagcaggggagagggccGCGCgtgggggggagcagggggagcaggggccgcgggggggggagcagggagcgccgccgcggggggggagcaggggagaggggccgcgcgtggggggggagcaggggagaggggccgcgcgtggggggggggagcaggggccgcgcggggggggggggagcagggagcgccgccgcgcgggtgggggagcaggggagagggccGCGCGTGGGGGGAGGGAGCAggggccgcgcggggggggggggggagcaggggagcgccgccgcgcgttggggggggaggggagcaggccagcgccggcgcgcgttgggggggggagcagggcagGCCAGCGCCGGCGCGCGTGGATGATCAGGGGGCGGCGGCCTTCTTTTGCAGGGAGGGAGGATCCTGGACTCCCTGTGCACCCTTCTCCTCTCACACGACGGCCTTCTGCTTTTGCAGGGTAAGGTTTCACCGGCGCTTTTGCAGGGTAAGGTTTCACCGGCGGCTTCACCAGCCCTTCTGTTGCAGTTTCTCGTCTGGTTCGGTCTCTACTTCTCCGGCCTAAGGTACAGACCGCTCAACCTGATGCTCGTGGTATTTTTTTTTTACAGACTGCTACATTCTTTGTACAGACAAGTGCATTTGTTTGATCACATAAGCAAGTATTGTGTAATTGTGTGCTACATATTCCTGTGGTTAATATGTTGGTACAGACAGTTGATTTTTCACATGTCCTACTATTGTGCCACTTCTTTGTTACAATTGTATTCGTTTAATATGTCGGTACTCGCCATTAACTATTTTCTGTACAACGAGATGGCTGAAAACgctgattggaatgaggagaatACTAGACTTCTATGTGAGTTGTTTGCTGAACAAGTGAGAGCACACAATCGCAGCGGCACTCATCTTAACAGGACTGGGTACAAAAATGTTATGGAAAAGTTTAAGGAGAAAACTGAATTGGATTATAGCAAGCTGCAATTTAAGAACAAATGGGATAAGATGCGGAAAGAGTATGGTAACTGGAAAAGATTGTCCAGGGAAACTGGGTTAGGATGGGACCCTGTGAAGAAGACATATACTGCACCTGACTCATGGTGGAAGAAGGAAAATAAGGTACCAATAATTATGATTGATATCTTTTGATAGTCTTGAAATCTTGCAAATATGTATGTAATTATTCTCTTTGTTTGCAGGTATACAAAGGAATTGCCAAGTTCAAGGATGGTCCTCTTCAGCATGAAGATTTAAAGACCATTATGTTTGAAGACATTCGGAAcacgggagatgatcattggtcTCCTTCAAGTGGTGCTGCACCTAACACTCAAGACACCGAACCTGACGATGACAAAGATGAAGATTACGAGGCTAACGAAGCCAGTGATGATTGCCATGAGATCTCCCCTGAACCTTCGAAAGGAAAGCGGCCTGCACCTACTAGCCGAAAGGATAAGGGTAAAAAACCAAAAACTTCAGGAGGACATTGGGTGCAGGATCAACTGACCAAGCTTGTTT
The Panicum hallii strain FIL2 chromosome 6, PHallii_v3.1, whole genome shotgun sequence genome window above contains:
- the LOC112898120 gene encoding L10-interacting MYB domain-containing protein-like: MAENADWNEENTRLLCELFAEQVRAHNRSGTHLNRTGYKNVMEKFKEKTELDYSKLQFKNKWDKMRKEYGNWKRLSRETGLGWDPVKKTYTAPDSWWKKENKVYKGIAKFKDGPLQHEDLKTIMFEDIRNTGDDHWSPSSGAAPNTQDTEPDDDKDEDYEANEASDDCHEISPEPSKGKRPAPTSRKDKGKKPKTSGGHWVQDQLTKLVSMSERSTASCESLARREDTSGCSIKDVMVLVRECGAVPGSKEHFIASQVFIKQAEREMFMTLETPEERFQWLTMKHNWLTRNDSTM